The following proteins come from a genomic window of Nicotiana tomentosiformis chromosome 12, ASM39032v3, whole genome shotgun sequence:
- the LOC104099948 gene encoding uncharacterized protein yields MGIDIIGLIKPAASDEHRFILVAIYYFTKWVEAVSYKAVTKKVVADFVRDHIVWRFEMCESIITDKVANLNSDLMKAMYETFKIKHQNSIAYRPQMNRAVEANDKNNKKILRKMVILCNLFVCLFLEIFALVSYSVKD; encoded by the exons ATGGGCATAGATATCATTGGCCTAATTAAGCCTGCTGCCTCCGACGAACACAGATTTATCTTGGTGGCCATttattacttcaccaaatgggttgaggctgtATCTTACAAAGCTGTGACAaagaaggtcgtagcagattttGTTCGGGACCATATTGTTTGGCGATTCGAGATGTgcgagtcaatcattactgataAGGTTGCCAACCTCAACAGTGACTTGATGAAAGCCATGtatgaaaccttcaagatcaaacACCAGAATTCTATCGCATATAGGCCACAAATGAACAGAGCCGtagaagccaacgacaaaaacaataagaagatactaaggaagatg GTGATCCTGTGTAACCTATTTGTGTGTCTTTTTTTGGAAATCTTTGCTCTTGTTAGCTACAGTGTTAAGGACTAA